A region from the Vibrio artabrorum genome encodes:
- a CDS encoding ATP-dependent endonuclease: MQLERIEISGFRGIKRMSLAFDELTTLIGENTWGKSSLLDALSVVLPSDGVPYHFEMTDFHVDYSVSHTQSQHLQIVLALKANDKSELNAGRYRKLKPIWVQDEFGVFRIYYRISATLEQYETTTHYAFLDIEGNPLKLHHSQKLAQELMTLHPVIRLRDARHFERPFHNKTPNNGNGNGNNTSNGANGNGRQARIEKRIDNTCRRLMAIPGHVNKGEMRSSLESMQSLIEHYFSFKSTSRRNPRKQRDGLLYSAGANDKSIHQLVEETKNKQTRLLFMGLLNAYLQAKGPNELRRCARPLLILEDPEGRLHPTHLARAWSLMQKLPMQKILTTNSGDLLAAVPLQSIRRLVRHSDKTIANHLNMNHFSKDELRRIGFHIRFHRSGALFARCWLLVEGETEVWLFNELANQCGYNLAAEGVQIIEFAQSGLKALIKVAQEFGIDWHVVTDGDAAGKKYAATVLSKLGHDQERHRLTELPEKDIEHYLYMNGFESFFRDMVKIPYDHPIPPKKVVAKVLKKHAKPDLALAIVSHCEDQGQACIPLLLRWTLKRVITMANGNT; this comes from the coding sequence ATGCAACTAGAAAGAATCGAGATTTCTGGCTTTCGAGGTATTAAGCGTATGTCGCTCGCGTTTGATGAGCTAACCACGCTGATAGGTGAAAATACGTGGGGTAAGTCTTCATTATTGGACGCCCTTTCCGTCGTTCTGCCTTCAGACGGCGTGCCATATCACTTTGAAATGACCGATTTTCATGTCGATTACTCTGTTTCTCATACACAGTCTCAACATCTGCAAATTGTTCTCGCGTTAAAAGCCAACGATAAGAGTGAACTTAATGCGGGTCGTTATCGCAAACTCAAACCTATTTGGGTTCAAGATGAATTCGGAGTCTTCCGCATCTACTATCGAATCAGTGCGACATTAGAGCAGTACGAAACCACCACTCATTATGCATTTTTAGACATAGAGGGTAACCCGTTAAAACTGCATCATTCGCAAAAGCTTGCTCAAGAATTAATGACATTGCACCCAGTGATTCGCTTACGAGATGCTAGGCACTTCGAGCGTCCTTTTCACAATAAAACACCCAATAACGGAAACGGAAACGGAAATAATACGAGCAATGGCGCAAATGGTAATGGGCGTCAGGCTCGAATAGAGAAGCGTATTGATAATACCTGTCGTCGTTTAATGGCCATTCCTGGCCATGTTAACAAAGGTGAAATGCGCAGCAGTCTTGAGTCAATGCAAAGCCTTATTGAACATTACTTTTCTTTCAAAAGCACTTCTCGTCGTAACCCAAGAAAACAGAGAGATGGCTTACTTTATTCGGCTGGTGCAAATGACAAAAGCATTCATCAATTAGTCGAAGAGACCAAAAACAAACAAACTCGACTATTATTCATGGGGTTACTGAATGCCTATCTACAAGCCAAAGGGCCGAACGAATTAAGACGATGCGCGCGCCCTCTTTTGATCCTCGAAGATCCGGAAGGCCGATTACACCCAACCCACTTAGCCAGAGCATGGAGTTTGATGCAGAAATTACCGATGCAAAAAATTCTCACCACAAACAGTGGCGATCTCCTCGCGGCGGTACCGCTACAATCAATACGTCGATTAGTTCGTCACTCAGACAAAACCATCGCTAACCACCTCAATATGAACCATTTCAGTAAAGATGAGCTAAGACGAATCGGCTTTCATATTCGCTTCCATCGCTCTGGTGCTCTGTTTGCTCGCTGCTGGCTATTAGTGGAGGGAGAAACGGAAGTTTGGCTGTTTAATGAATTAGCGAACCAATGCGGTTATAACCTTGCAGCCGAAGGTGTTCAAATCATCGAGTTCGCGCAATCTGGGCTCAAAGCACTGATCAAGGTCGCACAAGAGTTTGGTATCGACTGGCATGTAGTCACCGATGGCGATGCCGCCGGTAAAAAGTACGCGGCAACCGTGTTGTCAAAGCTTGGCCATGATCAAGAACGTCATCGCTTGACCGAACTGCCTGAAAAAGACATCGAGCATTATCTATATATGAATGGGTTTGAGAGCTTTTTCCGAGACATGGTTAAGATCCCATACGATCACCCTATCCCGCCAAAGAAAGTCGTCGCCAAAGTATTGAAGAAACATGCAAAACCCGACCTTGCGCTCGCTATTGTTTCTCATTGTGAGGATCAAGGACAAGCCTGTATTCCGCTGTTGTTGAGATGGACACTAAAACGCGTAATTACCATGGCAAATGGCAATACCTAA
- a CDS encoding FUSC family protein — MFSASTKEAIKAALAIVISICMALWFQWEKPYWAAIAVAVMALNESFAHSINKGHNRIMGTLLGTGYAFFLIAMFSQDRFLFLMFFTLFLALCIFMSSDDKYGYVFSIGFAVCSIIAFMGGFDNQITFYFAVLRIQETLLGVITFSVVYRLIWPVSTEQNFVQRFETSRQTLITAMRDTNNLDIEALESNTANIEKLYQLLDLPLAGSYHLKENSRAWRLRINEMAHIQDRLLELAADELTQPIDWLALTKKMEKLELMTPNSSLIDEVPFVMSKKKNASWHPEHRTFVQHLNEDGRKVLQGVSMFITSLLVWIYLPVPGGFIFPMIAGVFSSMLPTMPPSVIKDAFFGVIGTGTVILLQYIFMMPMMTELWQLALFYFINSIVIWKVFATPKLMVHRILGINLLVVLTSGALNLTPVYQIQTPLLMLTTLLIILMIGKLFTDLFRVKSIA, encoded by the coding sequence ATGTTCAGTGCATCAACCAAAGAAGCGATTAAAGCGGCTCTCGCGATTGTCATCTCTATCTGTATGGCGTTGTGGTTTCAATGGGAGAAACCCTATTGGGCGGCCATTGCGGTAGCAGTCATGGCACTGAACGAGAGCTTTGCTCATTCAATAAACAAAGGCCACAACCGAATAATGGGCACCTTGTTAGGAACGGGCTATGCCTTTTTCTTGATTGCGATGTTTTCTCAAGACCGTTTTCTATTCCTGATGTTTTTCACCTTATTTCTCGCTCTCTGCATCTTCATGTCGAGTGATGATAAATACGGTTATGTCTTTTCTATAGGCTTTGCTGTCTGCTCGATCATCGCTTTCATGGGTGGCTTCGATAACCAAATTACTTTCTACTTTGCCGTACTGCGAATACAAGAAACTCTGCTAGGCGTTATCACCTTCTCGGTGGTTTATCGTCTAATCTGGCCGGTAAGCACTGAACAGAATTTTGTCCAACGATTTGAAACAAGCCGACAAACACTGATAACAGCAATGCGCGATACCAACAACCTTGATATAGAAGCCTTAGAGTCCAATACCGCTAATATTGAAAAGCTCTATCAACTGTTGGATTTGCCGCTTGCTGGCAGTTATCACCTAAAAGAAAATAGTCGCGCATGGCGTTTACGAATCAACGAAATGGCGCATATTCAAGATCGTCTGCTTGAACTCGCCGCAGATGAACTGACTCAACCGATTGATTGGCTAGCACTCACAAAAAAAATGGAAAAACTAGAGTTAATGACACCAAACTCGTCATTGATTGATGAAGTGCCATTTGTAATGAGTAAGAAGAAAAACGCTTCTTGGCACCCTGAGCACCGTACGTTTGTTCAACACCTGAATGAAGATGGGAGAAAAGTCTTACAAGGTGTCTCGATGTTTATCACGTCGTTATTGGTTTGGATATACCTGCCTGTACCGGGTGGTTTTATTTTCCCGATGATTGCTGGCGTGTTTTCTTCAATGCTTCCAACTATGCCGCCAAGCGTTATTAAGGATGCGTTTTTTGGGGTTATTGGAACAGGTACGGTTATCTTACTTCAATACATCTTTATGATGCCGATGATGACTGAATTGTGGCAATTGGCGCTGTTCTATTTCATCAACAGCATTGTTATATGGAAAGTGTTCGCGACACCTAAACTGATGGTGCACCGAATACTTGGAATAAACCTGCTGGTCGTACTGACATCTGGTGCGCTTAATCTAACACCAGTTTATCAGATTCAAACACCATTGCTGATGTTAACCACACTGCTCATCATTTTGATGATAGGCAAATTATTTACCGACCTCTTTAGAGTCAAGAGTATCGCTTAA
- a CDS encoding LysR substrate-binding domain-containing protein, whose translation MRYSLKQLAVFDAVADSGSVSHAADKLALTQSATSMSLAQLEKMLGRPLFERQGKQMALTHWGMWLRPKAKRLLQDAKQIEMGFYEQHLLSGELKLGASQTPAEHLVPDLISIIDNDFPEMRISLGVQSTQAVIDGVLDYQYDLGVIEGRCDDNRVHQEVWCTDHLTVVASAHHPFSKRERVSLAQLEQAKWVLREHGSGTRKVFDSSIHHFIADLDVWREYEHIPVLRSLVANGPYLTCLPYLDVEPFVESGQLVTLNVPDLEMERTLTFIWRADMAENPLAECLKREGKRMMKGKSSII comes from the coding sequence TTGCGTTATTCATTGAAACAACTCGCGGTATTTGATGCAGTAGCGGATTCAGGCAGTGTGAGTCACGCCGCAGACAAGTTGGCACTGACTCAGTCGGCGACAAGTATGTCGCTTGCACAGCTGGAAAAAATGCTCGGTAGGCCTTTATTCGAAAGGCAAGGCAAGCAAATGGCATTGACTCATTGGGGCATGTGGCTTAGGCCTAAAGCGAAGCGTTTACTGCAAGATGCTAAGCAAATTGAAATGGGTTTCTACGAGCAACATTTATTGAGTGGTGAGCTTAAATTAGGGGCGAGTCAAACTCCTGCGGAACACCTCGTTCCTGACCTTATCAGTATTATTGATAATGACTTTCCAGAGATGCGGATCTCGCTTGGCGTGCAAAGTACCCAAGCGGTTATTGATGGCGTATTAGATTATCAATATGACTTGGGTGTTATCGAAGGTCGCTGCGATGACAATCGTGTTCACCAAGAAGTATGGTGTACTGACCATTTGACGGTCGTGGCATCAGCACATCACCCGTTTTCGAAGCGAGAACGGGTGAGTTTGGCACAATTAGAGCAAGCGAAATGGGTATTGCGCGAACATGGTTCAGGGACTCGCAAAGTTTTTGATAGCTCTATTCATCATTTTATTGCCGATCTTGATGTATGGCGAGAGTATGAACACATCCCTGTTCTAAGAAGTTTGGTTGCAAATGGCCCATATTTAACGTGCCTACCTTATCTCGATGTTGAACCGTTTGTTGAGTCAGGACAACTGGTGACGTTGAACGTGCCTGATCTTGAAATGGAAAGAACGTTAACCTTTATTTGGCGTGCTGATATGGCAGAGAATCCACTTGCTGAGTGTCTTAAGCGAGAGGGAAAGCGAATGATGAAAGGTAAGTCTTCTATTATTTAG
- a CDS encoding DEAD/DEAH box helicase codes for MTNTTTPTNFSDLGLISPLMARLSELEYQQPTPIQAQVIPSVLAGRDLIAGANTGSGKTAAFALPLLQQIHEDAPLDRRSGKGNFVSGLILVPTRELAKQVADSVKSYAVHFNGAIKTVCVFGGVSINTQMQALRGGTDILVATPGRLLDLISSNAIKLDRVKTLVLDEADRMLSLGFTEELDAILKLLPSKKQTLLFSATFPEQVQTLTHELLNDPIEVQLQSANASTLVQRVFEVEKGRKTALLAHLIQQHEWRQALIFVNAKNSCEHLADKLYKRGIIAEVFHGDKGQGSRTRILEDFKSGEIDVLIATDIAARGLDIEKLPVVINFDLPRSPSDYMHRIGRSGRAGEVGLALSLIDHEDYHHFKIIEKKNKIRLEREQIEGFEVDEEATAELIAALKPVAPPAGTGKKKKKKKAPQNQDVWLNNN; via the coding sequence ATGACTAACACCACAACACCAACCAACTTCTCTGATCTTGGCTTAATCTCTCCTTTGATGGCTCGTTTATCTGAGCTTGAATATCAACAGCCAACGCCTATCCAAGCGCAAGTTATTCCAAGTGTGTTAGCAGGACGCGATTTAATTGCAGGCGCCAATACCGGTTCTGGTAAAACCGCAGCATTCGCATTACCGCTATTACAACAGATCCATGAAGATGCGCCTCTAGACCGCCGTTCAGGCAAAGGCAACTTTGTCTCAGGCCTTATTTTGGTTCCTACTCGTGAGCTTGCTAAGCAAGTGGCTGACAGCGTTAAATCTTACGCTGTGCATTTCAATGGTGCGATTAAAACCGTTTGTGTGTTTGGTGGTGTATCGATAAACACCCAGATGCAGGCGCTACGTGGCGGCACTGATATCTTGGTGGCAACACCGGGTCGTCTGCTTGATCTCATTTCTAGTAACGCAATCAAGCTAGACAGAGTAAAAACGTTAGTACTTGATGAAGCTGACCGAATGCTAAGCCTAGGTTTTACCGAAGAACTTGATGCGATCTTAAAGTTATTGCCAAGCAAGAAACAAACCTTATTGTTCTCTGCGACGTTTCCAGAGCAAGTTCAAACGCTGACTCATGAACTACTGAACGATCCTATTGAAGTTCAACTTCAAAGTGCCAATGCAAGCACTCTGGTTCAACGTGTATTCGAAGTAGAAAAAGGCCGTAAGACTGCATTGTTAGCGCACCTGATTCAACAACACGAATGGCGCCAAGCACTGATCTTCGTAAACGCAAAGAACAGCTGTGAGCACCTAGCAGACAAGCTTTACAAACGCGGCATCATCGCAGAAGTATTCCACGGCGATAAAGGACAAGGTTCACGTACTCGTATCCTTGAAGATTTCAAATCTGGCGAGATTGATGTTCTGATCGCGACAGACATCGCAGCACGTGGTCTGGATATCGAAAAGCTTCCTGTTGTTATCAACTTTGATTTACCGCGTAGCCCATCAGACTACATGCACCGTATTGGCCGAAGTGGTCGTGCGGGTGAGGTTGGTCTAGCGTTATCTCTGATCGATCACGAAGATTACCATCACTTCAAAATCATCGAGAAGAAGAACAAAATTCGTCTTGAACGTGAGCAAATTGAGGGCTTTGAAGTGGATGAAGAAGCGACAGCTGAACTGATCGCAGCACTAAAACCTGTTGCGCCACCGGCTGGTACAGGCAAGAAGAAAAAGAAGAAGAAAGCTCCACAAAACCAAGATGTGTGGTTAAACAACAACTGA
- a CDS encoding TerC/Alx family metal homeostasis membrane protein: MNSTQSLLTTNSESFFSSPIMATYVGFFLLTIVLVSIDIYQTRGGNVTIKKATIWSVFWFVLAFMFAGSIYLFWDIYAPNSDYTAQKATVSFITGYLLEKSLSVDNLFVFAMIFAQYQVPEHLRPRALLWGVIGALVLRAIMIALGAQLLAEYHWVLYVFAAFLIGTGIKLALDKGEEESVNALPEKLLRKVMPVTEDFHGPALLVKQGAKWAFTPMMLVIGAIAVMDVMFALDSIPAIFAVTQEPFLVLAANVFALLGLRSLYFVLQGMMDKFIYLKPALAFIMVFIGVKMLLVDSEWAIPTYWSLAVLISTMTVAVIASIYAEKPVAEPVNQKQI; this comes from the coding sequence ATGAACTCAACTCAATCTCTATTAACCACCAATAGTGAATCCTTTTTTTCATCGCCAATCATGGCGACTTATGTAGGTTTTTTCCTGCTGACGATTGTTCTCGTCTCAATTGACATCTATCAGACACGTGGCGGTAACGTCACGATCAAGAAAGCGACGATCTGGAGTGTTTTCTGGTTTGTACTCGCGTTTATGTTTGCTGGCTCTATTTACCTATTTTGGGATATTTACGCGCCGAACAGTGACTACACCGCGCAAAAAGCAACGGTGTCATTTATTACTGGTTACTTACTGGAAAAATCCCTTAGCGTGGACAACTTGTTTGTTTTTGCGATGATTTTTGCTCAATACCAAGTGCCTGAGCACTTGAGACCTCGCGCACTTCTTTGGGGCGTCATTGGCGCATTAGTGCTTCGTGCCATCATGATCGCACTTGGTGCGCAACTATTAGCGGAATATCACTGGGTACTTTACGTGTTTGCGGCGTTCTTGATTGGTACTGGTATTAAACTGGCGTTAGATAAGGGCGAAGAGGAGAGTGTGAATGCACTGCCTGAAAAGCTACTTCGTAAAGTGATGCCGGTAACCGAGGATTTCCATGGTCCTGCGTTATTGGTTAAACAGGGGGCTAAATGGGCATTCACTCCAATGATGTTGGTAATCGGTGCGATAGCAGTGATGGACGTGATGTTTGCATTGGACTCAATTCCTGCGATCTTTGCGGTAACACAAGAACCGTTCTTGGTCCTCGCTGCAAACGTGTTTGCGTTACTTGGCCTTCGTTCGTTGTATTTTGTGCTGCAAGGTATGATGGATAAGTTCATCTACTTGAAACCTGCACTGGCATTTATCATGGTGTTCATTGGTGTGAAAATGCTATTGGTTGACAGTGAATGGGCTATCCCAACTTATTGGTCATTGGCTGTGCTGATTTCCACAATGACGGTGGCGGTTATAGCGTCGATTTATGCTGAAAAACCAGTCGCTGAACCCGTCAATCAAAAACAAATATAA
- a CDS encoding HlyD family secretion protein: protein MIKRYLITLLLVVAASFVVYRYYQSYSSNPWTRDGQVSAYIISITPRVTGQVTKVHIEDNTQVAKGDLLFEIDPSIYQAAYNKALATQKQARALLAKAKNEEQRALNLEKRTPGAMPVLTLNNLNNAVETNAANVALAKANVEEAHLNLEYTKVYAPTNGYITNLNLREGSQVVANTPVVALIDEDSFWIEGYFKETDLVNVSPNDKALVTLMMHNNIQLEGHIKSIGFGIATQDGSTGHDLLPNVNPNFQWIRLAQRIPIKVALDNVPKDLQLRVGMTASIKIIK, encoded by the coding sequence TTGATTAAACGTTATCTCATCACGCTACTACTGGTCGTTGCCGCAAGCTTTGTGGTCTATCGCTATTACCAATCTTATTCAAGTAATCCTTGGACTAGAGATGGTCAGGTCAGCGCATATATCATTTCAATTACTCCCCGAGTGACAGGGCAAGTGACTAAAGTCCATATTGAGGACAATACACAGGTGGCGAAAGGCGACTTACTGTTTGAGATCGACCCAAGCATTTATCAAGCGGCCTACAATAAAGCGTTAGCGACCCAAAAACAGGCTCGTGCGCTATTAGCGAAAGCGAAAAACGAAGAGCAACGTGCGTTGAACTTAGAAAAGAGAACGCCTGGGGCTATGCCTGTGCTGACATTGAATAACCTGAATAATGCGGTTGAGACAAATGCAGCAAACGTTGCACTAGCAAAAGCCAATGTTGAAGAAGCGCATTTAAATCTTGAATACACTAAGGTGTACGCGCCAACAAACGGTTACATCACCAACTTAAACCTACGAGAAGGCTCTCAAGTCGTCGCGAATACACCAGTAGTGGCGCTGATCGATGAAGACAGTTTCTGGATCGAAGGCTATTTCAAAGAAACTGATCTGGTTAATGTTAGCCCTAACGACAAAGCGCTTGTCACTCTTATGATGCACAATAATATTCAACTGGAAGGCCATATCAAAAGCATTGGGTTTGGTATTGCAACACAAGACGGCAGCACTGGTCATGACCTTCTTCCTAACGTAAACCCAAACTTTCAATGGATCCGTCTTGCTCAACGCATACCCATCAAAGTCGCACTCGATAACGTGCCTAAAGACTTACAACTTCGTGTCGGCATGACCGCTTCAATCAAAATAATCAAATAG
- the focA gene encoding formate transporter FocA encodes MTISTSKNDQLFSPSEMMAQAEKFALSKAHKTDSMILSLAIMAGAFIGLAFLFYITVTTGSANTGWGLSRLAGGLAFSMGLILIVICGGELFTSSVLSSISWANKQITFNKMMSIWGKVYVGNFIGAMFLLTLVSAAGLYQLDGGQWGLNALNIAQHKLHHSPIQAFALGVLCNLLVCLAIWLTFSSANAMTKAMMTVLPVAMFVSSGFEHCVANMFMVPLGITIQAFAPESFWMQIGATPAQYADLNIMKFVTANLIPVTIGNIVGGSVLVGLANWSIYRRPQLKAAKINAITQTTEITSVKEITMNTATTIKHIMNTQPMTLSVEMPTSVAIDSLLNAQLVSAPVCDIEGRLVGIFSVHDVMVDLWCQDYIPTQGQKVVDLMSRDVVAIDVNDKLVDVAEFLCIDKEQLYPTTSMGFATRLTSLSLEERAKAMKVSQPHMLPVLENGVMVGVLTRIEVMLALRPIYGDRLNVVPQAELETA; translated from the coding sequence ATGACCATAAGTACTTCTAAAAATGATCAACTGTTCTCACCATCAGAAATGATGGCGCAAGCAGAGAAGTTCGCATTAAGCAAAGCACATAAAACCGACAGCATGATATTGAGCTTGGCAATCATGGCCGGTGCATTCATAGGACTCGCTTTTTTATTCTACATTACCGTTACCACGGGTAGTGCTAACACAGGATGGGGATTGAGCCGCTTAGCGGGCGGGCTTGCCTTTAGTATGGGTTTAATCTTGATTGTGATTTGCGGTGGAGAGTTATTCACCAGCTCAGTGCTATCAAGTATCTCATGGGCCAACAAGCAGATAACGTTCAACAAGATGATGTCTATCTGGGGCAAGGTCTATGTTGGTAACTTTATTGGTGCCATGTTCCTTTTGACTTTGGTCAGCGCTGCCGGCCTATATCAACTTGATGGCGGACAATGGGGGTTGAATGCTCTGAATATCGCTCAACACAAGCTTCACCATAGCCCTATTCAAGCTTTCGCTCTGGGTGTGCTTTGTAACTTATTGGTTTGTTTAGCGATCTGGCTAACCTTTAGTTCAGCAAATGCGATGACCAAAGCAATGATGACCGTATTGCCCGTAGCAATGTTTGTGAGTTCAGGATTTGAACACTGTGTGGCGAATATGTTCATGGTCCCACTAGGCATCACCATTCAAGCATTCGCACCAGAAAGTTTTTGGATGCAAATTGGCGCGACACCAGCCCAGTACGCAGACCTAAATATCATGAAATTTGTTACCGCAAACTTAATACCGGTGACAATCGGTAACATCGTAGGCGGCTCAGTATTGGTTGGCTTAGCCAATTGGAGCATTTACCGACGCCCACAACTTAAAGCAGCAAAAATTAACGCGATTACACAAACAACAGAAATTACGTCAGTTAAGGAAATCACTATGAATACAGCAACTACTATTAAGCACATCATGAATACTCAACCAATGACACTGAGCGTAGAAATGCCAACATCCGTTGCGATCGATTCACTTTTAAACGCGCAACTTGTTAGCGCTCCTGTCTGTGATATAGAAGGTCGTCTAGTGGGTATATTTTCTGTTCACGATGTAATGGTTGACCTTTGGTGCCAAGACTATATCCCGACGCAAGGTCAAAAAGTCGTCGATCTAATGAGCCGTGATGTTGTGGCTATCGATGTTAACGATAAGCTCGTCGATGTTGCTGAGTTCCTATGTATCGATAAAGAGCAGCTTTACCCAACAACAAGCATGGGGTTTGCAACTCGCCTAACGTCCCTTTCTCTAGAAGAGCGTGCTAAAGCGATGAAAGTAAGCCAACCACACATGCTGCCAGTGTTAGAAAATGGTGTGATGGTCGGGGTGCTGACTCGCATAGAAGTAATGCTGGCACTCCGTCCAATCTACGGTGACCGACTCAACGTGGTTCCTCAAGCTGAACTAGAAACGGCTTAA
- a CDS encoding DUF1097 domain-containing protein: MSTLVAISLTTGILSGLWGWIAISFGLLSWAGFLGCTSYFASPTGGVKGLAGSLLTNMTGVFWAMVIIESSTFAGLEILGYMITAIVAFFMCIQAKQAWLGYIPGTFIGCCATFAAGGDWQLVVPSLLLGGVFGYLMKATGLWLHEKSTQSSEVVAQHAKQVKCRS; the protein is encoded by the coding sequence ATGAGTACATTAGTCGCGATTTCATTAACAACGGGTATATTGTCTGGTCTATGGGGGTGGATTGCTATCTCTTTTGGCCTATTGTCATGGGCAGGTTTCTTAGGTTGCACCAGTTATTTCGCATCCCCAACAGGCGGTGTGAAAGGGTTAGCGGGTAGCTTATTAACGAATATGACAGGCGTATTCTGGGCGATGGTGATTATCGAAAGCTCAACCTTCGCGGGGTTAGAGATTTTAGGCTATATGATTACCGCTATTGTGGCTTTTTTTATGTGCATCCAAGCAAAACAAGCGTGGTTAGGTTATATCCCGGGAACCTTCATTGGTTGTTGTGCGACGTTTGCGGCAGGTGGTGATTGGCAACTTGTGGTGCCATCTTTACTGCTTGGTGGTGTATTTGGATACTTGATGAAAGCAACGGGGCTATGGCTTCACGAGAAATCGACTCAATCTTCAGAAGTGGTTGCACAACATGCTAAACAGGTAAAATGCCGTTCGTAG
- a CDS encoding bifunctional metallophosphatase/5'-nucleotidase, producing MTKKNKPAKIVLAHINDTHSYFEPTSLQLSIKMNGHIIEPYVSAGGFARISTRFKQIEQDAQRQKIGTLFLHAGDCFQGTLYFSLFKGRANADLLNALNIDAMTLGNHELDMGNEPVAIFAKRIQFPLLAGNWNLSNEDINKAHTLSNNHLVKSYQTETRSASFITKDFDGEKVAIFGLSIDQMAGIANPDIDTPFENALETAKATIDQIHRAGINKVVLLSHLGYEADLDLAANVAGIGVIVGGHSHRLQGDFSDIGLVKDDDYGVKVGDTYVVQAGFHAMSLGHCEIEFDSAGKVTHFNGKNELLLGRRLFIDAKLSEVGQDGAHDLACEFLNNHQNIAVCKKDPELQSILTDKYQPRVRKLQQQVIAHAETKLRHVRIPDEQGPSQLAPLVAQSFHYRMNKKGHNVEFAIHNSGGVRNSLNSGDVSVADIAGKLLPFAVPIGVYEVKGETIADMLEGAINNALDNGVVGTGSGSFPYTYNLRFCYHKEAPLGHRIHHLEIRSEASGWQAVSREKIYRGASSAYTMKGKEGYNAVLDMIGDGTVTTDSMADCFIEFLQDHPESLQHNEPLNCMECFK from the coding sequence ATGACTAAAAAGAATAAGCCAGCAAAAATAGTGTTGGCACACATCAATGACACTCATTCATACTTTGAACCCACCTCTTTACAGCTATCAATTAAAATGAACGGCCATATCATAGAGCCTTATGTCAGTGCTGGTGGTTTTGCTCGAATTTCAACACGCTTTAAACAAATAGAACAAGATGCCCAACGTCAAAAGATCGGAACCTTGTTCCTGCACGCAGGAGACTGCTTCCAAGGGACTTTGTATTTTTCTCTATTTAAAGGAAGAGCCAATGCTGACCTGTTAAATGCACTGAATATTGATGCTATGACGCTCGGAAATCATGAGCTTGATATGGGCAATGAACCGGTTGCTATTTTCGCGAAGAGAATCCAATTTCCATTGTTGGCGGGTAACTGGAATTTATCGAATGAGGATATCAATAAAGCTCATACCTTATCGAATAACCACCTTGTTAAGTCTTACCAGACCGAAACTCGTAGCGCTTCGTTCATCACCAAAGATTTTGACGGAGAAAAAGTGGCAATATTTGGCTTAAGCATTGACCAAATGGCGGGCATAGCAAATCCTGATATTGATACACCATTTGAAAACGCACTTGAAACGGCAAAAGCGACCATTGATCAAATTCACCGCGCTGGCATCAATAAGGTTGTACTGCTGAGTCACCTTGGTTACGAAGCCGATTTAGACCTCGCAGCGAACGTAGCAGGCATCGGTGTGATTGTTGGCGGGCATAGTCATCGATTGCAAGGTGACTTCTCTGATATTGGCTTAGTAAAAGACGATGACTATGGTGTTAAAGTCGGCGACACATACGTCGTCCAAGCGGGTTTTCATGCAATGAGCTTGGGGCACTGTGAAATTGAATTTGACTCTGCAGGTAAGGTTACTCACTTTAATGGTAAAAATGAACTGCTGCTGGGACGCCGCCTGTTTATAGACGCCAAATTGAGTGAAGTCGGTCAAGATGGTGCCCACGATTTGGCGTGTGAGTTCTTAAACAATCATCAAAATATTGCAGTGTGTAAGAAAGATCCAGAACTACAAAGTATTCTTACCGATAAATATCAGCCTAGAGTTAGGAAACTTCAACAACAAGTGATTGCCCACGCAGAAACGAAACTCCGACATGTGCGCATTCCGGATGAACAAGGACCAAGCCAACTCGCACCTTTGGTCGCTCAGTCCTTTCATTATCGAATGAATAAGAAAGGTCACAACGTAGAATTTGCCATTCATAACTCTGGAGGCGTAAGGAACTCTCTCAACAGTGGAGATGTCTCAGTTGCCGATATTGCCGGAAAATTACTACCGTTTGCCGTACCCATTGGTGTTTATGAGGTTAAAGGTGAAACGATTGCAGATATGCTTGAAGGTGCAATTAATAATGCGTTAGATAATGGTGTCGTTGGCACGGGTTCTGGCAGTTTTCCTTATACCTACAATTTGAGATTTTGCTATCACAAAGAAGCCCCTTTAGGACACCGTATTCACCATCTAGAAATACGCTCGGAAGCATCAGGTTGGCAAGCAGTGTCTCGTGAGAAAATTTATCGAGGGGCATCATCAGCCTATACAATGAAGGGCAAGGAAGGCTATAACGCCGTTCTGGATATGATTGGTGATGGAACTGTGACTACAGACTCAATGGCGGACTGCTTTATTGAATTTTTACAAGATCACCCTGAGTCACTGCAGCACAATGAACCGTTGAATTGCATGGAGTGTTTTAAGTAA